Genomic window (Pirellulales bacterium):
GGCAAACTATTCAAACAGAACAGGAACCGCTTTCGCGATCAGGTGATCGTCATCATCCGCAATGCCCAAATGTCGGACCTGGCCGATCCCGGCCTGACATTGATCAAGAGTCAGATCCTGGCGAGAACCAACTCGCTCCTGGGCGAACCGCTGCTCAAACAGGTTTTGTTCAGCGATTTTGCCGCGGTCCAGCAATAGTCGATGAACGAACACCACGCCGCTAGCGTCGGCTCGGTCCCTAGAGGTGTGCCCTCGGCCACGGCGCTGGCAGCCTTTTCGGTTGGCCAACGACCGATCGATGATCAGGTCGAATCGCGCATTCGTGTCGAACGCGCAGTTCCTCTACCGCAGCTCCCGGCCGACCTCGTTGTAAAACTGCTCGCGGTCCCAATAGTCTTTGTCGGTCATCTCGGCTGGCTCCTACCGGTCGCGCCGGCTGTCTGTTGACTGGAATGGAAATGACGAATTTCCAACCGACGGATCGGCTGCCGGCCAAGCCCACTGTCGAGTCGTACCTCGGCTCGTGGAAGTTGGAAGCCCGCCAGACGACGCCGGTGCGGTTGACCAAACGCGACGACAGTGTCGTCCCCGCCGACAAGCAGGCCGAATGGGCCGGACTGACCGGCGACGGGGTGGTGGCATTGGTCAACAAAAGCGATCCGGCCCAATGCGAGCTGACGGTTCGCACCGGGGACGGCAAGGCAACGTATCACTTCGCGGGCCGGCTGCTGTCGCGCGAGCGCGGCGTCGTCGCCGGCTGCCTGGCCAACGGCGGGCAAGCGAATGCTAAGGCCACTTACGGTGCGACTTTGGTGCATTAGAAATCATCGCCGATGCCCGGGGCGGGGCTGACCGTTGGTTCGTCAGGAAAGGCGGCGGTCGGTGAGTATAGTGTTCCCAATCCCTTCGGCGGCAAAGTAGCGAACGTCCGCGTCAAGGCCACCGCCGCCGCGAAGGAAAAGTGATCGAAATGTCATGCATGCTTTAAAGATCAACCCGGCATCGGCGCGGCCCCTTGGTCCAAAACCGGTTCAGTCGATGTGACGAACGCTTCTGTCGCTTAGCCGTTGAACGCGTCGGGCGGGCGGACCGACGCCCGGATTGGCGGTGGCCCTCGCATCAAAGGTGAATAAGACCTCATCCCTGGGCCGTGCCTTGCGCGAAGCGCCGCGAGTTTCATAGATCGGAGCGGCATGACACCCACGAAGCTAAGGCGATGCAAGATTCGGATCGCCCGAACTGCGCGTTGAAATCCCCCGCCAGACCGTCAGATCGACGACGTCGTCGACGAAACGAGCGCTGCCGTCGGCGAACAGCACGTTGACGCCGCCGATGTGCAGGCTCCGCGCCGTACGCCAGCCGTAGGCCGAATAGAGCAGCGGCTTCGCGGGCGGCGGCGTCGGATCGACGGTGACCGAGGTGATGCAATCGCAGGTCGCGGAGTTTGGCGGATAGTAGTGATTGTACGTGGCGCAGCGATATTCCCCGCTGCACCACGCGAATCCGCGCGGGTCGTTTCCACTCGAAGCGATCGAGTTGTAATTCTGCGTTGCATTGCACTTTGCATCGGTGAGATTGGGCGTGCTGCTGAAGCTCAACACGAATTTGTAGCTCCGATCCGGGCTTGTGGACGAAAAGCCCGTGTTCGGGTCGAAGGGTGTGTCGGCGCCCAACAGACTCTCCGATGCGGCGACGGTGTGCGACGTTCCATCCTTGATGTCCGCGAGTTTCGTCGCCGAATTGACGTAGAAAGTGCCGTCGGTATTGAACGGAGTGCCTCCCCCTGCGCCCGAGCCGGCGCACACCGCATAGTTCGTCGGGCCGAATTGCGCCACGGACCGTTCGACCGTGTCGCTGGGGCAAAGAAAATCGGAGATCGGTTGAGATACGCCGAACTGATTCGGCTGCGAAACAGGATAGCCTGGCCCCGGCATATACATCGGCAGCGACAGGTCCAGCAGATTATGCACGTTTTTTTGCTCCATGAATGGGAGCAAACTGGCCAGCGCCGACCAACGGTAAAATGTATACGGGTGAGTCGGATCCGGCGGATATAGCTTTGAGACGGCCGCCGACGGCAACTTCCTCATGGCCGATTCGTGATTCGCGAGCGCCACGCCGATCTGCCGCAGCTTGTTCAGGCATTGAACGCGCCGCGCGCTCTCCCGCGCGCTCTGGAGCGCCGGCAGCAGCAGCGCGATGAGAATCCCGATAATCGCGATCACCACCAGCAATTCGACGAGCGTGAACGCCCCCCGCGCCGCTCGGCGCGAACCGCCGACGGGATCGATCGACAGAGATTCGGTCGAGCAGCGCAGAACCATTGACCTCACCTGGCGGCCGGCGTAAACGACGGAATGGCTCACGCGTTCTCCACCGCCGTTCCCACGTATCTATCGTCGCCGAATTAGCAATCCGAGTCCAGCGGCGCCGCCGACTAGCATCATCAGCGAACTCGGCTCCGGCACGGCCGCGCCGACGGTAATGTTGTCTAACAGAACGCCGTCCCCCGGGTCCGTCTGCACCAGCGTCACCGTATCGAAGGGGGTCGATGTCGTGACGCCAAGATAAGCGCCATTGAAATTCGACGCACCGGGGCCAAACGTTCTCATCGGGACTGTTTGACTGGTGTGCGTGACGGAGTTGCCGAGCTGGAGCGAAAGTGTGTCGGCGTTTGTATCTCCCGCGTTCAAAAAATAAGCGCCAAACGCCGTCACCGGAGAGCTGAGTTGCATCGTGTCGGGGGCCAGTGCGGGAACGGCGAGCAGTGTGTTGAAGTTGCTGATGGCCAGCCCGATCGATCCCGATGCTTGCACGCCGGCGAATGCCTCGGCGGCCGTAATGCCGGTCGCGCCGAACGAGAGATTGGGATGATTCGTGGGGTCGGGGCCGCTCGCGGGCACGTACGAATCCAATGTGTCGGTGCCCGACAGCATGATGTTCGCGAAGAACGAGTTCTGAGCTGCTAGCG
Coding sequences:
- a CDS encoding flagellar basal body-associated FliL family protein yields the protein GKLFKQNRNRFRDQVIVIIRNAQMSDLADPGLTLIKSQILARTNSLLGEPLLKQVLFSDFAAVQQ
- a CDS encoding DUF1559 domain-containing protein, encoding MSHSVVYAGRQVRSMVLRCSTESLSIDPVGGSRRAARGAFTLVELLVVIAIIGILIALLLPALQSARESARRVQCLNKLRQIGVALANHESAMRKLPSAAVSKLYPPDPTHPYTFYRWSALASLLPFMEQKNVHNLLDLSLPMYMPGPGYPVSQPNQFGVSQPISDFLCPSDTVERSVAQFGPTNYAVCAGSGAGGGTPFNTDGTFYVNSATKLADIKDGTSHTVAASESLLGADTPFDPNTGFSSTSPDRSYKFVLSFSSTPNLTDAKCNATQNYNSIASSGNDPRGFAWCSGEYRCATYNHYYPPNSATCDCITSVTVDPTPPPAKPLLYSAYGWRTARSLHIGGVNVLFADGSARFVDDVVDLTVWRGISTRSSGDPNLASP
- a CDS encoding PEP-CTERM sorting domain-containing protein, translated to MTCSTKRHIRGFTILAAVLVFAAAGRSATAGTMTYFGADASILPSYPNSLAAQNSFFANIMLSGTDTLDSYVPASGPDPTNHPNLSFGATGITAAEAFAGVQASGSIGLAISNFNTLLAVPALAPDTMQLSSPVTAFGAYFLNAGDTNADTLSLQLGNSVTHTSQTVPMRTFGPGASNFNGAYLGVTTSTPFDTVTLVQTDPGDGVLLDNITVGAAVPEPSSLMMLVGGAAGLGLLIRRR